A single genomic interval of halophilic archaeon DL31 harbors:
- a CDS encoding CCA-adding enzyme (PFAM: tRNA nucleotidyltransferase, substrate binding; Nucleotidyltransferase~TIGRFAM: tRNA nucleotidyltransferase, CCA-adding enzyme~HAMAP: tRNA nucleotidyltransferase, CCA-adding enzyme~KEGG: htu:Htur_0418 CCA-adding enzyme) → MTDDALDTLLASVSERVTPDAAERERLQAVADELAVRAEVAIDELPVEADTAKVGSSARSTWLAGDRDIDLFVRFSPELDREELEQYGLDVGHHVLPDGHEEYAEHPYVKGEYEGFEVDLVPCYAVDAATDIRSAVDRTPFHDAYLQARYTPKLSEDARLLKRFLKGIGVYGSDLRTAGFSGYLVELLVLEYGGFRPLVEAATEWHPPVEFDLRRNDDDDGAAVVRPEEQDAAAFDDPLVVIDPTDPDRNVAAVLSESNLARFQHYCRELLADPREELFFPEPTEPLDADAVQEHIERRGSHPVAVVFDAPAVVEDQLFPQLRRSLEGVRGELDRRDFDPLRAATFAADAEGSDGNGDGTDDAESWGRAVLLVETSVESLPAIERHEGPPVHVGEHARSFYETYADDQSIYGPFVDGDRYVVERERDHRTPEAFLCSDALFDVALGAHVESALEREYEVLVGEAIAELADEFGSELRTYFEPRV, encoded by the coding sequence ATGACTGACGACGCCCTCGACACCCTGCTCGCGAGCGTGAGCGAGCGCGTCACCCCCGATGCTGCCGAGCGCGAGCGACTGCAGGCCGTCGCCGACGAACTCGCCGTGCGGGCCGAGGTGGCCATTGACGAGCTCCCCGTTGAGGCCGATACCGCGAAGGTGGGATCCAGCGCCCGCTCGACCTGGCTGGCGGGCGACCGGGATATCGACCTCTTCGTGCGCTTCTCGCCTGAACTCGACCGTGAAGAGCTGGAACAGTATGGCCTCGACGTGGGGCACCACGTCCTCCCCGACGGTCACGAGGAGTATGCCGAGCACCCCTACGTGAAGGGGGAGTACGAGGGGTTCGAGGTGGACCTCGTCCCCTGCTACGCCGTCGATGCCGCGACGGATATCCGCTCGGCCGTCGACCGCACGCCGTTCCACGACGCCTACCTGCAGGCACGGTACACACCCAAACTTTCAGAGGATGCTCGTCTCCTGAAGCGGTTCCTGAAAGGCATCGGCGTCTACGGCAGCGACCTGCGGACAGCGGGGTTCTCCGGCTACCTCGTCGAACTGCTGGTGCTCGAATACGGCGGCTTCCGGCCACTCGTCGAGGCGGCCACTGAGTGGCACCCACCCGTCGAGTTCGACCTGCGGCGTAACGATGACGACGACGGCGCCGCCGTCGTCCGCCCCGAGGAGCAGGACGCCGCTGCGTTCGACGACCCGCTGGTGGTTATCGACCCGACCGATCCCGACCGGAACGTCGCCGCCGTCCTCTCGGAATCGAACCTCGCGCGCTTCCAGCATTACTGCCGGGAGTTGCTTGCCGACCCGCGTGAGGAGCTGTTCTTCCCAGAACCCACGGAACCGCTCGACGCTGATGCTGTCCAGGAACACATCGAACGACGCGGGAGCCACCCCGTCGCAGTCGTCTTCGACGCCCCCGCTGTCGTGGAGGACCAACTGTTCCCCCAACTCCGGCGCTCGCTGGAGGGCGTTCGCGGAGAACTGGACCGCCGTGACTTCGACCCACTCCGAGCGGCAACGTTCGCCGCGGATGCAGAGGGCTCGGACGGTAACGGCGACGGCACCGACGATGCCGAGTCCTGGGGCCGGGCAGTTCTCCTCGTCGAGACGAGCGTCGAATCACTCCCCGCTATCGAGCGTCACGAGGGGCCACCCGTCCACGTGGGTGAGCACGCCCGGTCATTCTACGAAACCTATGCTGACGACCAATCGATCTATGGGCCGTTCGTCGACGGGGACCGGTACGTCGTCGAGCGTGAGCGCGACCACCGCACCCCCGAAGCGTTCCTTTGCAGCGATGCGCTGTTCGACGTTGCACTGGGCGCACATGTTGAGTCGGCGCTGGAACGGGAGTACGAGGTCCTCGTGGGTGAGGCGATCGCAGAATTGGCTGATGAGTTCGGCTCGGAGCTCCGGACGTACTTCGAACCGCGGGTCTGA
- a CDS encoding histone deacetylase superfamily (PFAM: Histone deacetylase superfamily~KEGG: hvo:HVO_0522 HdaI-type histone deacetylase), whose protein sequence is MQFGYSERCLDHDTGPRHPESADRLRAIRKGLKDRHGVSYADADAATPDAVERAHDPDHVKAVREFCADGGGEWDPDTIACPESYDIARKSAGLAIWAAEQALDGADGRETPFALGRPPGHHAESDEAMGFCFFNNAVIAARAAIARHDDVERVAIWDWDVHHGNGTQEICYDDGDVFYASIHERGLFPGTGELEETGEGAGEGTTMNVPLTAGSGDPEYRHVYEQAIGPAFERFDPDLLLVSAGFDAHRHDPISRMRISTEGYAQLTDAVRTTAETADAALAFVLEGGYGLDTLSESVGIVHETFDGREPIFDDDERDEDVVELVAGLRDRHDL, encoded by the coding sequence ATGCAGTTCGGCTACTCCGAGCGCTGTCTCGACCACGACACCGGCCCGCGACATCCCGAGTCAGCCGACCGGCTACGGGCCATCCGCAAGGGGTTGAAAGACCGCCACGGCGTCAGCTACGCCGATGCTGACGCGGCCACCCCAGACGCCGTCGAACGCGCCCACGACCCAGACCACGTCAAGGCGGTCCGGGAGTTCTGTGCGGACGGTGGCGGCGAGTGGGACCCCGACACCATCGCGTGCCCGGAGAGCTACGACATCGCCCGCAAATCCGCTGGTCTCGCTATCTGGGCGGCCGAACAGGCCCTCGACGGCGCCGACGGCCGGGAGACGCCTTTCGCCCTCGGCCGGCCGCCGGGCCACCACGCCGAATCCGACGAGGCGATGGGGTTCTGCTTTTTCAACAACGCCGTCATTGCCGCCCGCGCTGCCATCGCGCGCCACGACGATGTAGAACGGGTGGCCATCTGGGACTGGGACGTTCACCACGGCAACGGCACACAGGAGATCTGTTACGACGACGGCGACGTGTTCTACGCCTCTATCCACGAGCGCGGCCTCTTCCCCGGCACGGGCGAACTCGAGGAGACCGGCGAGGGAGCAGGCGAAGGGACAACGATGAACGTCCCGCTCACTGCAGGGAGCGGTGACCCAGAGTACCGCCACGTCTACGAGCAGGCCATCGGCCCCGCATTCGAGCGGTTCGACCCTGACCTGCTACTGGTCTCGGCGGGCTTCGACGCCCACCGCCACGACCCCATCTCCAGAATGCGCATCTCCACGGAGGGGTACGCCCAGCTCACGGATGCGGTCCGGACGACTGCCGAGACCGCCGACGCCGCGCTGGCGTTCGTTCTCGAGGGTGGCTACGGCCTCGACACGCTCTCGGAGAGCGTCGGCATCGTCCACGAGACGTTCGACGGCCGGGAACCAATCTTTGACGACGACGAGCGAGACGAGGACGTCGTCGAGTTGGTTGCGGGGCTGCGGGACCGACACGACCTATAG
- a CDS encoding Transcription factor CBF/NF-Y/histone domain-containing protein (PFAM: Transcription factor CBF/NF-Y/archaeal histone~KEGG: hla:Hlac_0110 transcription factor CBF/NF-Y/histone domain protein), translated as MSVELPFAPVDDIIRRNADGLRVSAGAAEELAARIQEHGAELTVQAAERATADGRKTLMASDFGVERVVDREDVELPVAPIDRIARLRIDNRYRVSMEARIALADILTDYADNVARAAAKLARHADRRTVQADDIETYFELFE; from the coding sequence ATGAGCGTCGAGCTGCCGTTCGCCCCGGTCGACGACATCATCCGGCGGAACGCCGACGGCCTGCGCGTCAGCGCTGGCGCGGCCGAGGAGCTGGCGGCCCGGATTCAGGAGCACGGCGCCGAACTCACCGTGCAGGCGGCCGAGCGCGCGACCGCAGACGGCCGCAAAACACTGATGGCGTCGGATTTCGGCGTCGAACGGGTGGTCGACCGCGAGGACGTCGAGCTCCCCGTCGCACCCATCGACCGCATTGCGCGCCTGCGGATCGACAACCGCTACCGAGTGTCGATGGAGGCCCGCATCGCGCTGGCGGATATTCTCACTGACTACGCCGACAACGTCGCCCGCGCGGCGGCGAAACTCGCCCGACACGCCGACAGACGCACCGTGCAGGCAGACGACATCGAGACCTACTTCGAGCTGTTCGAGTAA
- a CDS encoding hypothetical protein (KEGG: hbo:Hbor_26840 hypothetical protein), whose amino-acid sequence MDRRTMLIGVGTVLATLAGCTGASTEGTPTDSATPTSTPTPTPAPPRITDQSLEAREQCEEPDAATITTSGDAVVVEGCIVGKDGCQRPVLESARYDERADELQVRVTTEAPSDAEVCTQQLVDLPYRVTVTFANGRPGTTTVVHDGANGEQQAGEAETGGD is encoded by the coding sequence ATGGACCGACGAACGATGCTGATCGGTGTTGGAACCGTACTGGCCACCCTCGCTGGCTGTACTGGCGCGTCTACCGAGGGCACGCCCACTGACTCTGCGACACCCACGTCGACACCCACGCCGACGCCCGCACCTCCCAGAATCACCGACCAGTCACTCGAAGCACGGGAGCAGTGCGAGGAACCGGATGCAGCGACCATCACTACCAGCGGTGACGCAGTCGTGGTCGAGGGCTGCATCGTCGGGAAAGACGGCTGTCAACGACCCGTTCTCGAGAGCGCGCGCTACGACGAGAGGGCGGACGAACTCCAGGTGCGCGTGACCACAGAAGCGCCTTCTGACGCCGAAGTATGCACCCAGCAGTTGGTCGACCTTCCGTATCGAGTAACCGTGACGTTCGCGAACGGGCGCCCCGGGACGACAACGGTGGTCCACGACGGCGCCAACGGCGAGCAACAGGCCGGCGAAGCCGAAACCGGCGGGGACTAA
- a CDS encoding hypothetical protein (KEGG: hla:Hlac_0006 hypothetical protein) produces the protein MGILDTLRSVLGVRAETDAASAADPDALFGMSTAYVTMEANLGYGPAGAAALCFSSVDSTAFADAVDEVETILHAGKEETGTTFHRYEDDHGYHWVVLEDDDPEDLVTSVHFAADEFVEQEFGSRLLAAVFGFESKKNGRAYWVYSFRRGAYYPFCPSGDHERNNRTEFKLQSVLESELDVESDESYWYPLWPDSAGGHPWE, from the coding sequence ATGGGTATTCTCGACACGCTGCGGTCCGTACTGGGGGTGCGTGCTGAGACCGACGCCGCCAGCGCCGCCGACCCCGACGCACTGTTCGGGATGAGCACCGCCTACGTGACGATGGAGGCCAACCTCGGATACGGCCCCGCGGGCGCCGCTGCGCTCTGTTTCTCCTCTGTCGACAGCACCGCGTTCGCCGACGCCGTCGACGAGGTCGAGACCATCCTCCACGCCGGCAAGGAGGAGACCGGCACGACGTTCCACCGCTACGAGGACGACCACGGCTACCACTGGGTCGTGCTCGAGGACGACGACCCGGAGGACCTCGTCACCAGCGTCCACTTCGCTGCCGACGAGTTCGTCGAACAGGAGTTCGGCTCGCGGCTGCTGGCTGCCGTCTTCGGATTCGAATCCAAGAAAAATGGCCGCGCGTACTGGGTCTACTCCTTCCGCCGGGGCGCCTACTACCCGTTCTGTCCGAGCGGCGATCACGAACGCAACAATCGCACGGAGTTCAAACTCCAGTCAGTCCTGGAGAGCGAGCTTGATGTCGAAAGCGACGAGTCCTATTGGTACCCGCTCTGGCCCGACAGCGCTGGCGGTCACCCGTGGGAATGA
- a CDS encoding DNA repair and recombination protein radA (SMART: ATPase, AAA+ type, core~TIGRFAM: DNA recombination and repair protein RadA~KEGG: hla:Hlac_2624 DNA repair and recombination protein RadA~HAMAP: DNA recombination and repair protein RadA~PFAM: DNA recombination and repair protein Rad51, C-terminal), which translates to MAEDDLESLPGVGPATADKLTENGFESYQSIAVASPGELSNTADVGESTSADVINAAREAADIGGFETGATVLERRERIGKLSWHVDDVDELLGGGMETQSITEVYGEFGSGKSQVTHQMSVNVQLSKENGGLDGGCIFIDTEDTFRPERIDDMIRGLDDDIIADELERREIEGAPGDEDTMEELLESFLDHIHVAKAFNANHQMLLAEKALELAREHEDSEWPIQLLCVDSLTAHFRAEYIGRGELAERQQKLNKHLHELDKVGNLHNVVVLVTNQVASNPDSYFGDPTQPIGGNILGHKSTFRMYLRKSKGDKRIVRLVDAPNLADGEAVMRVQDGGLKPE; encoded by the coding sequence ATGGCAGAAGACGACCTCGAAAGTCTCCCCGGTGTCGGCCCCGCAACCGCAGACAAGCTCACGGAGAACGGCTTCGAGAGCTACCAGAGCATCGCCGTGGCCAGCCCCGGCGAGCTCTCAAACACGGCGGACGTGGGCGAGTCCACGTCCGCAGACGTGATCAACGCGGCGCGTGAGGCAGCCGACATCGGCGGCTTCGAGACGGGCGCAACGGTGCTCGAACGACGTGAGCGTATTGGCAAGCTTTCCTGGCACGTCGACGACGTCGACGAGCTCCTCGGCGGGGGGATGGAGACGCAGTCCATCACCGAAGTGTACGGCGAGTTCGGCTCCGGGAAGTCTCAGGTGACCCACCAGATGTCGGTCAACGTCCAGCTCAGCAAGGAGAACGGCGGGCTCGACGGCGGCTGCATCTTCATCGACACGGAGGACACGTTCCGCCCTGAGCGTATCGACGACATGATCCGGGGGCTGGACGACGACATCATCGCCGACGAACTCGAACGCCGCGAAATCGAGGGCGCGCCCGGCGACGAGGACACGATGGAGGAACTGCTCGAGTCGTTCCTCGACCATATTCACGTCGCGAAGGCGTTCAACGCCAACCACCAGATGCTGCTGGCGGAGAAGGCACTCGAACTCGCCCGCGAGCACGAGGACAGCGAGTGGCCGATTCAGCTGCTCTGCGTCGACTCGCTCACCGCCCACTTCCGTGCGGAGTACATCGGTCGTGGCGAACTCGCCGAGCGCCAGCAGAAACTCAACAAACACCTGCACGAACTCGACAAGGTGGGCAACCTCCACAACGTCGTCGTGCTAGTGACCAACCAGGTGGCCTCCAACCCCGACTCCTACTTCGGCGACCCGACCCAGCCCATCGGTGGCAACATTCTGGGCCACAAGTCCACGTTCCGCATGTACCTCCGCAAGTCCAAGGGCGACAAACGGATCGTCCGACTGGTGGACGCACCCAACCTCGCGGACGGCGAGGCAGTGATGCGTGTGCAGGACGGCGGCCTGAAGCCCGAGTAA
- a CDS encoding hypothetical protein (KEGG: hbo:Hbor_01240 hypothetical protein), with amino-acid sequence MAKQACDGCGTRIRIAGGIGDFWSFSNDGPSGGIDLELADGSEFFLCFDCIERLPDDRDATEADVGALPASGDD; translated from the coding sequence ATGGCGAAACAAGCCTGTGACGGCTGTGGGACGCGTATCCGCATCGCCGGCGGAATTGGCGATTTCTGGTCGTTCAGTAACGATGGACCCAGCGGCGGGATAGATCTCGAGCTCGCGGACGGTTCGGAATTTTTCCTCTGTTTCGACTGTATCGAGCGGCTGCCCGACGACCGCGATGCGACTGAAGCGGATGTCGGGGCACTGCCGGCGTCCGGCGACGACTAA
- a CDS encoding hypothetical protein (KEGG: htu:Htur_0198 hypothetical protein) — MAMFIHTMSFGAYDEGEHERREQLTSQADADFEEGPEQFSGTVSYDSGESAEELLDQFQKIKDN; from the coding sequence ATGGCCATGTTCATACATACCATGTCATTTGGTGCCTACGACGAGGGAGAACACGAGCGCCGCGAGCAACTGACCTCCCAAGCAGACGCCGATTTCGAGGAAGGCCCCGAGCAGTTCTCGGGGACCGTGAGCTACGATTCCGGCGAGTCCGCCGAGGAACTCCTCGACCAGTTCCAGAAAATCAAAGACAACTGA
- a CDS encoding hypothetical protein (KEGG: hbo:Hbor_01290 hypothetical protein) encodes MAKPLRFRHAPGSWSEGRVRNELFQALDANIGAEMRQPWHKPPSEFDAVRFEMDNGDIALFAWDDGTGYWLGNTETPSALWRTDKIGLEEAPYALQRWVERELLAQLEDESPWLKPYPHLAWFFLPVFLSKDGRETTREFFHDHAAGFPDTRRDEALEFFEQLLSRGDLDDYRETMAGKLGTSETLDLTRMTATMGEFNAAYILLEAGYEVTPEAAVTTGHSIDYQANRPGKSESTLVEVTRPLPPKHRAAGSPITAIRETAETKSSGQLEEHGGGVTLFVDCSSFPDDDWRALAGEQPEVRHRPAVVFRLRPSGRVEGYRKGGLPLELDDVIEWV; translated from the coding sequence GTGGCAAAGCCGCTCCGCTTCCGACACGCCCCCGGTTCGTGGTCAGAGGGGCGGGTGCGGAACGAACTTTTCCAGGCGCTTGACGCCAACATCGGCGCCGAGATGCGCCAGCCGTGGCACAAACCGCCGAGCGAGTTCGACGCCGTCCGCTTCGAGATGGACAACGGTGACATCGCCCTGTTCGCGTGGGATGATGGCACCGGCTACTGGCTGGGCAACACCGAGACCCCCTCGGCGCTCTGGCGGACGGACAAAATCGGGTTGGAAGAGGCCCCGTACGCGCTGCAACGCTGGGTCGAACGGGAACTGCTGGCCCAACTCGAAGATGAGTCGCCGTGGTTGAAACCCTACCCACACCTCGCGTGGTTCTTCCTCCCGGTGTTCCTCTCGAAAGACGGCCGGGAGACGACCCGCGAGTTCTTCCACGACCACGCCGCTGGCTTCCCGGACACCAGGCGTGATGAGGCACTCGAGTTCTTCGAGCAACTGCTCTCCAGGGGCGACCTCGACGACTACCGCGAGACGATGGCCGGGAAGCTCGGCACCTCCGAGACGCTCGACCTCACGCGAATGACGGCGACGATGGGGGAGTTCAACGCCGCCTACATCCTGCTCGAGGCAGGCTACGAGGTGACCCCCGAGGCCGCCGTCACGACCGGGCACTCCATCGATTATCAGGCCAACCGCCCGGGAAAATCCGAATCGACGCTGGTGGAGGTCACCCGCCCACTGCCGCCAAAACACCGCGCGGCGGGCTCGCCAATCACCGCTATCCGTGAGACGGCCGAGACCAAATCGAGCGGGCAACTTGAGGAACACGGCGGCGGCGTCACGCTGTTCGTCGACTGCTCCTCGTTCCCCGACGACGACTGGCGCGCGCTCGCCGGCGAGCAGCCCGAGGTGCGCCACCGCCCTGCCGTCGTTTTCCGGCTCCGGCCCTCCGGCCGCGTCGAAGGCTATCGCAAGGGCGGGCTCCCGCTGGAGCTAGACGACGTAATCGAGTGGGTCTGA
- a CDS encoding PHP domain protein (KEGG: hsl:OE4492F hypothetical protein~PFAM: PHP, C-terminal~SMART: Polymerase/histidinol phosphatase, N-terminal): MSIVADLHTHTTVSDGTLTLDRLIELATEADLDAVAVTDHDRYHPGLSHPVEQHSGLTVVRGIELRVDAGEQRLDLLGYGLEPTEGLTAEIERIQQNRIDRGRQIIENVESHLGVDLNIEPREGLGRPHIARAVLESEAAYDEFSAVFDDLIGNDGPCYVQRSVPDFETGRELLSEACALVGLAHPLRYDDPEAALSFCAELDAVERYYPYDRPLSPDDPDALDPVPVENAIAAYELLATGGSDAHEDELATDGLPVAAWERVRERLPATAGDD, translated from the coding sequence ATGAGCATCGTCGCCGATCTCCACACGCACACCACCGTCTCTGACGGAACGCTCACCCTCGACCGGCTGATCGAGCTGGCCACCGAGGCCGACCTCGATGCCGTCGCCGTCACTGACCACGACCGGTACCACCCTGGACTCTCCCACCCGGTCGAACAACACAGTGGCCTCACCGTCGTCCGCGGCATCGAACTCCGCGTCGACGCTGGCGAGCAGCGACTCGACCTGCTCGGATATGGCCTCGAACCGACCGAGGGGTTGACTGCGGAGATCGAACGCATCCAACAGAACCGCATCGACCGCGGCCGGCAGATCATCGAGAACGTCGAGTCGCATCTGGGGGTCGACTTGAATATCGAACCCCGCGAGGGGCTCGGCCGGCCCCACATTGCCCGGGCTGTGCTCGAGAGTGAGGCAGCGTACGATGAGTTCAGTGCGGTGTTCGACGACCTCATTGGGAACGACGGCCCCTGCTACGTCCAGCGGTCTGTCCCCGACTTCGAGACGGGCCGGGAACTGCTCTCGGAGGCCTGTGCCCTCGTGGGGCTGGCCCATCCCCTGCGCTATGACGACCCGGAGGCAGCGCTGTCGTTCTGTGCAGAGCTGGACGCAGTCGAGCGCTACTACCCCTACGACCGCCCACTTTCGCCGGACGACCCCGACGCGCTGGACCCGGTGCCCGTCGAGAACGCCATCGCGGCGTACGAGCTGCTGGCGACAGGCGGCAGCGATGCCCACGAGGACGAACTGGCCACAGACGGCCTGCCCGTGGCAGCGTGGGAGCGCGTGCGCGAACGACTTCCCGCCACGGCCGGCGACGACTGA
- a CDS encoding hypothetical protein (KEGG: hbo:Hbor_01340 hypothetical protein), producing MSEHLLGEMPGWLQSLLNSEWALLVLFGVFVLEGAMLMYFVPSELLVPGSLLLLGHGPRELFPILGVAVLGATVGQYALFKLAKRGGREYLLQKRWFRVSDRTLTRFDGWFDRWGPVAVTGSNAMLFTRGMLTVPAGLARMDDRRFIALSALGTLLFESMLAGLYVFGVDLLW from the coding sequence GTGAGCGAACATCTCCTCGGCGAGATGCCGGGCTGGCTGCAGTCCCTCCTGAACTCGGAGTGGGCGCTGCTGGTGCTGTTCGGCGTTTTCGTGCTCGAGGGGGCGATGCTGATGTATTTCGTGCCGAGCGAACTGCTCGTTCCGGGCTCGCTGCTCCTGCTGGGCCACGGCCCCAGAGAGCTGTTCCCAATTCTGGGCGTCGCCGTGCTGGGCGCCACTGTTGGTCAGTACGCGCTGTTCAAACTCGCGAAACGCGGCGGGCGGGAGTATCTGCTACAGAAACGCTGGTTCCGCGTAAGCGATCGCACACTCACTCGGTTCGACGGCTGGTTCGACCGTTGGGGTCCCGTCGCTGTCACCGGGAGCAACGCGATGCTGTTCACACGAGGAATGTTGACAGTGCCGGCGGGACTGGCGCGGATGGACGATCGACGGTTCATCGCGCTCTCGGCGCTCGGGACCTTGTTGTTCGAGTCGATGCTCGCAGGACTCTACGTGTTCGGCGTCGACTTGCTCTGGTAA
- a CDS encoding hypothetical protein (KEGG: hbo:Hbor_01320 hypothetical protein) gives MRILNPLAGIDWDMKCHYCDDDAVYAAETEGVKVGLCERHFQERVEELTDDESLKALRERTEIDRAE, from the coding sequence ATGCGCATTCTTAACCCGTTGGCCGGCATAGATTGGGATATGAAGTGCCACTACTGCGATGACGATGCCGTCTACGCCGCCGAGACGGAGGGGGTCAAGGTGGGGCTCTGCGAACGCCACTTTCAGGAGCGCGTCGAGGAACTCACCGACGACGAGAGCCTGAAGGCGCTCCGTGAGCGGACCGAAATCGACCGCGCGGAGTAA
- a CDS encoding Porphobilinogen synthase (KEGG: hmu:Hmuk_0925 delta-aminolevulinic acid dehydratase~PFAM: Tetrapyrrole biosynthesis, porphobilinogen synthase) yields the protein MERPHRSSPLGRDDARRPRRLRADGIRSLVSERSLSAADLIAPIFIDATTEQRQPIESMPGHERVPLKAAVPRVEEVLATGVEAVMLFGIPESKDERGSRAYAEDGVVQAAVRQVTAETDAYVITDVCLCEYTDHGHCGVVETDAHDDPELTVKNDESLDLLAKTAVSHAEAGADMVAPSASLDGMVGAIRQELDEAGFENCPIMSYAAKYESAFYGPFRDAADGAPAFGDRRHYQMDPANSREARREVELDVTEGADVLMVKPALPYLDIVAQVRRDHDHPVAAYNVSGEYAMVHAAGEKGWLDLEAVAQESLLSIKRAGADLILTYFAEDVAAAL from the coding sequence ATGGAGCGACCCCACCGTTCGTCGCCGCTGGGCCGCGACGACGCGCGCCGCCCGCGCCGCCTGCGCGCCGACGGCATCCGCTCGCTCGTCAGTGAACGTTCGCTGTCGGCTGCGGATCTGATCGCCCCGATTTTCATCGACGCCACGACCGAGCAGCGCCAGCCCATCGAGTCGATGCCGGGTCACGAGCGCGTGCCCCTCAAGGCGGCCGTCCCGCGAGTCGAGGAGGTGCTCGCAACGGGCGTCGAGGCGGTGATGCTGTTCGGCATCCCCGAGTCCAAGGACGAACGCGGCAGTCGCGCGTACGCCGAGGACGGCGTCGTACAGGCGGCTGTCCGACAGGTGACCGCAGAAACGGACGCCTACGTGATTACGGACGTCTGTCTTTGTGAGTACACCGACCACGGTCACTGTGGCGTCGTCGAAACCGACGCCCACGACGACCCAGAACTGACGGTGAAAAACGACGAGAGCCTCGATCTCCTCGCGAAGACCGCAGTCTCCCACGCGGAAGCGGGCGCGGACATGGTTGCACCCTCTGCCAGCCTGGACGGGATGGTTGGCGCCATCCGGCAGGAGCTTGACGAGGCGGGCTTCGAGAACTGTCCGATCATGTCCTACGCGGCGAAGTACGAATCGGCGTTCTACGGCCCGTTCCGGGACGCCGCCGACGGCGCGCCGGCATTCGGCGACCGTCGCCACTACCAGATGGACCCAGCTAACAGCCGGGAGGCCCGCCGCGAGGTCGAACTCGACGTGACGGAGGGTGCTGACGTGCTGATGGTCAAGCCTGCGCTCCCGTATCTGGATATCGTCGCGCAGGTGCGCCGTGACCACGACCACCCGGTCGCAGCCTACAACGTCTCCGGGGAGTACGCGATGGTGCACGCCGCCGGCGAGAAGGGCTGGCTTGACCTCGAAGCCGTCGCACAGGAGTCGCTGCTCTCAATCAAACGAGCCGGTGCAGATCTGATTCTGACCTACTTCGCCGAAGACGTGGCGGCAGCGCTATAG